A window of Candidatus Hydrogenedentota bacterium genomic DNA:
GCAAGAGCACCTTTCTGCTGATGTTCGGCGGAATGCTCTCGCCAGCATCGGGGACCGTTCTGATTGAAGGACAGTCGCTGTACGATATGTCGCCTGAGCGCCGGGCGGCTGTTCGCAGGGAAAAGATCGGGTTCGTCTTTCAGACGTTCAATCTGGTCCCTTATCTGACGGCCCTTGAAAACGTTCAAATCCCTCTCTTCCTAGCTCATCTGAGCGATGCTGCGCAAAAACAGCGCGCCGTCGCTCTCCTGGAAAGGATTGGGCTTGGCGACCGCTTGGACCACAAGCCTTCCGAACTCAGCGTGGGACAACAACAGCGGGTGGCTCTGGCCCGCATGTTGGCCAACGACCCGCCAGTCATTCTTGCGGATGAGCCCACGGGCAATCTCGACCCCGAGACCTCTCAGGCGATCTTAGACTTCCTGCGAGAGGTTAACAAAGAGGGGCGCACGATAGTCATGGTGACCCATGACATGCGGGCGGCGGGAACTGCACAGAGAACACTACGTTTGGTG
This region includes:
- a CDS encoding ABC transporter ATP-binding protein, with the translated sequence MLNMKSVSKSYKHRGKTITALDDVTIEIPKGDFVAIVGPSGSGKSTFLLMFGGMLSPASGTVLIEGQSLYDMSPERRAAVRREKIGFVFQTFNLVPYLTALENVQIPLFLAHLSDAAQKQRAVALLERIGLGDRLDHKPSELSVGQQQRVALARMLANDPPVILADEPTGNLDPETSQAILDFLREVNKEGRTIVMVTHDMRAAGTAQRTLRLVDGAIVTGHKATSQETDLPKGDAV